In one window of Chitinophagales bacterium DNA:
- a CDS encoding serine hydrolase — MMFRRLVLLLLVLSTVCNLGAQSFFEDTKASRKWVNKQFKKLSEEEKIAQLMVIRAHSNLGADHVQQVTDLIKKYNVGGLCFFQGGPVRQANLTNFYQSIAKTPLMIAIDGEWGLGMRLDSVLNFPRQLMMGAVNDPAQIYAFGKAVGEQCKRLGIQVNYAPDIDVNNNPNNPVINDRSFGEDKYKVARFGIEYMKGMQDVGVMACAKHFPGHGDVAVDSHYDLPIINKTRAQLDELELYPFRELLKAGVGSVMVAHLYIPSIDTTANLATSLSRNNVTALLRDELGFKGITFTDALEMKGVAKYFPAGDAAVQSLIAGNDMLCLPGDIPGSIEKVKQAIRDGKLSWDDLNARVKKVLLAKYHLGLHKKTTINTQNLVEDLNQYTKSITTELAKQAITLLKLNNPKLLPLPAKNKIAYVGIGNGKEHVFAKRMLAEWNADIYLFDNKSDSAAAVELLNKVSTYDAVVLGLHQYSRRPANNFDLSKASVQLAKDIQRYHNSISFVFGNPYAINNFVDAPNLLACYENDSITQHTAADILQGKIAAQGSLPVTVHQRFHYGAGLRNTNALSMATPESVGMNSAALNKIDQIANEAISKGAAPGCVVLVARKGKLVYNKAFGTYNYDLTEPVQTGSVYDLASVTKISATTVSVMKLYEEGKLDLNKTIGDYLNWTKGSDKASLKIRDILLHQAGLNPFIPFYRETIDTATGKRLDNLYAANPQSGFTTRVAENVYLKNAWVDTMYQRILKSKLTPANKYVYSDNDFIFLGKIVESISGKTLDVYASENFYQPLDMQTTTFKPREKMALGQIVPTEYEPHFRAQLIRGDVHDEGASMFGGVSGHAGLFSNAYDLAKLYQMLLNGGELDGKRYLQQSTVNLFTAYNSDISRRGLGFDKPEKDNATRKEAYPSKSVSPSTYGHTGFTGTCVWVDPAEELIYIFLSNRVTPTRNNNKLGQLNVRPNIQEAIYQAIIKP, encoded by the coding sequence ATGATGTTTCGTCGCTTAGTCTTATTGCTGCTGGTTTTGAGCACTGTTTGTAATCTTGGTGCGCAAAGTTTTTTTGAAGACACCAAAGCCTCCCGCAAATGGGTGAATAAGCAATTCAAAAAACTGAGCGAAGAAGAAAAAATCGCCCAACTCATGGTGATTCGCGCACACAGCAATCTGGGCGCAGATCATGTGCAACAGGTAACTGATTTAATCAAAAAATACAATGTTGGTGGCCTCTGTTTTTTCCAGGGCGGACCGGTTCGTCAGGCCAACCTGACCAATTTCTATCAATCTATTGCCAAAACGCCCTTGATGATTGCCATTGATGGCGAGTGGGGCCTGGGTATGCGCTTGGATAGTGTACTTAATTTTCCACGCCAATTAATGATGGGCGCTGTAAATGATCCTGCACAGATCTATGCTTTTGGTAAAGCAGTAGGTGAACAATGCAAAAGACTCGGTATTCAGGTAAACTACGCACCGGATATTGATGTGAATAATAATCCCAACAACCCTGTTATAAACGACAGAAGTTTTGGCGAAGACAAATACAAAGTAGCCCGCTTTGGCATCGAATACATGAAGGGCATGCAGGATGTGGGCGTAATGGCTTGCGCCAAACACTTTCCCGGCCATGGAGATGTGGCAGTTGACTCACATTATGATTTGCCCATCATCAATAAAACACGTGCGCAACTCGATGAGTTAGAACTCTACCCTTTTCGAGAATTGCTTAAAGCAGGTGTTGGTAGCGTGATGGTGGCGCACTTGTACATTCCATCCATTGATACAACAGCTAACCTTGCAACATCTTTGTCAAGAAATAATGTCACTGCTCTGCTGCGCGATGAATTAGGCTTCAAGGGCATCACATTTACCGATGCACTGGAAATGAAAGGTGTTGCCAAATATTTCCCCGCAGGTGATGCAGCGGTACAATCTCTGATTGCAGGTAATGATATGCTTTGCCTGCCCGGCGATATTCCCGGTAGTATTGAAAAAGTAAAACAAGCCATACGTGATGGCAAACTGAGTTGGGATGATTTGAACGCGCGTGTAAAAAAAGTATTACTGGCTAAATACCATTTAGGACTTCATAAGAAAACAACCATCAATACGCAGAATCTTGTCGAGGACCTGAATCAATACACAAAGTCTATCACAACTGAGCTTGCTAAGCAAGCCATTACTTTATTGAAACTCAATAATCCTAAACTCTTGCCTTTACCTGCCAAGAATAAGATAGCCTATGTTGGTATTGGCAATGGAAAAGAACATGTGTTTGCTAAAAGAATGCTGGCAGAATGGAATGCAGATATTTATCTCTTCGATAATAAATCAGACAGCGCAGCAGCTGTTGAGTTACTCAATAAAGTGAGCACCTATGATGCAGTAGTATTAGGACTGCACCAATATAGTAGAAGACCTGCCAATAATTTTGACCTGAGCAAAGCCAGTGTACAACTCGCGAAAGATATTCAACGCTACCACAATAGCATCAGTTTTGTATTTGGTAACCCCTATGCCATCAACAATTTTGTGGACGCACCGAATCTACTTGCTTGCTATGAGAATGATAGTATCACGCAACATACTGCTGCAGATATCTTACAAGGAAAAATCGCTGCACAAGGTAGTTTACCAGTAACCGTACATCAGCGTTTTCATTATGGTGCGGGCTTACGCAACACCAATGCATTGAGCATGGCAACGCCAGAATCTGTTGGAATGAATAGTGCAGCGCTGAATAAAATTGACCAGATTGCCAACGAAGCCATCAGCAAAGGTGCTGCGCCCGGCTGTGTGGTATTGGTGGCACGAAAAGGCAAACTGGTCTACAATAAAGCATTTGGCACTTACAATTATGACCTGACAGAACCCGTACAAACCGGCTCAGTATATGACCTCGCTTCTGTAACCAAAATCTCTGCTACGACAGTTTCAGTGATGAAGCTGTACGAAGAAGGCAAACTGGATTTGAATAAAACCATTGGCGATTACCTCAACTGGACGAAAGGTTCTGATAAAGCGTCTTTAAAAATCCGCGATATTTTGTTGCATCAGGCAGGATTGAATCCTTTTATTCCATTCTACAGAGAAACCATTGATACAGCAACAGGCAAACGTCTTGACAATTTATATGCAGCAAATCCGCAATCAGGATTTACCACACGCGTAGCAGAAAATGTTTACCTCAAGAATGCGTGGGTAGATACCATGTATCAACGCATCCTAAAGAGTAAACTCACGCCTGCCAACAAATATGTGTATAGCGATAATGATTTTATTTTTCTTGGTAAGATTGTTGAATCCATCAGTGGAAAAACACTGGATGTGTATGCCAGCGAAAACTTCTATCAGCCGCTAGATATGCAGACCACCACATTCAAGCCCAGAGAGAAAATGGCATTGGGACAAATTGTACCAACTGAATACGAACCACATTTTCGTGCCCAGCTGATTCGTGGCGATGTGCATGATGAAGGCGCTTCTATGTTTGGTGGTGTATCTGGCCATGCAGGCTTATTCAGCAATGCCTATGATTTGGCCAAACTGTATCAGATGCTGCTGAATGGTGGTGAACTGGATGGTAAGCGCTATCTGCAGCAATCAACGGTTAATTTATTTACCGCATATAACAGTGATATCAGCAGAAGAGGCCTTGGTTTCGATAAACCTGAAAAAGACAATGCCACCAGAAAAGAAGCTTA
- a CDS encoding DUF5606 domain-containing protein, which translates to MEYSKLIAISGFSGLFELMGSKADGAIVRSLDDNKTRFVSSRQHNFSHLESIEVYTIRENVNLVEIFQAMEKSGEALPSEKDPAAVKNYLGKVYPDLDFERVYASDMKKMVKWYGILKANNIEPKLRELSEDEAEG; encoded by the coding sequence ATGGAATACAGCAAACTAATCGCTATCAGCGGTTTCAGCGGATTGTTCGAGTTAATGGGCAGCAAGGCCGATGGCGCTATCGTGCGCAGTCTGGACGACAATAAAACACGCTTTGTCAGCAGCAGACAACACAATTTCTCTCATCTGGAGAGTATAGAAGTATATACCATTCGTGAGAATGTAAACCTTGTAGAGATTTTCCAGGCCATGGAGAAGAGTGGTGAAGCATTACCATCAGAAAAAGATCCCGCTGCAGTTAAAAACTATCTGGGTAAAGTTTACCCTGATCTGGATTTTGAAAGAGTCTACGCCAGCGATATGAAAAAGATGGTAAAATGGTATGGCATTCTGAAGGCAAACAATATTGAACCCAAGCTTCGCGAACTCAGCGAGGACGAAGCTGAAGGATAA
- a CDS encoding DegT/DnrJ/EryC1/StrS family aminotransferase — MPGFELFGAEERKEVNDVLETGILMRYGFDGPRKGIWKAQELEKAVTQTFGCQYAQLTSSGTAALTTAMAALGVGAGHEVIMPAFTFVASFEAVLSVGAIPVLVDVDETLTLNPDAVRKAITPATKCIMPVHMCGSMADLDALKAICDEHNLILLEDACQSIGGTYKGKKLGTIGHAGTFSFDFVKTITCAEGGVVMTNSEDVYIKSDGYTDHGHDHKGVDRGADLHPFIGYNFRISELHAAVGLAQIRKLDQFLAIQRKNHAQLKAILAEVPGISFRQVPDPAGDSCTFLSWFLPTEAQTRAAVANMKEAGVLAGNFYWFDNNWHYIRKWDHLKQPASLFRLSDAQHAALQKLARQDFSVSDAVMGRCVSTAISLLWSEAQIQEKGEAMKAAILKALA, encoded by the coding sequence ATGCCAGGTTTTGAATTATTTGGAGCTGAAGAAAGAAAAGAAGTGAATGATGTACTGGAAACAGGTATTCTCATGCGCTATGGATTTGATGGTCCGCGCAAAGGCATCTGGAAAGCCCAGGAATTGGAAAAAGCAGTTACACAAACCTTTGGTTGTCAGTATGCACAGTTAACCTCAAGTGGTACAGCTGCATTAACCACAGCAATGGCTGCGTTGGGTGTTGGTGCGGGTCATGAAGTCATCATGCCTGCGTTCACTTTTGTAGCCAGTTTCGAAGCAGTACTTAGCGTAGGTGCCATACCTGTACTGGTTGATGTGGATGAAACATTGACATTAAATCCTGATGCAGTACGTAAAGCCATCACACCAGCTACCAAGTGTATCATGCCAGTGCATATGTGTGGCAGTATGGCTGATCTGGATGCGTTGAAAGCAATTTGTGATGAGCATAACCTGATTTTGTTAGAAGATGCCTGCCAGAGTATTGGCGGTACCTATAAGGGAAAGAAGCTGGGCACGATTGGTCATGCAGGTACTTTTTCCTTTGATTTTGTAAAGACCATCACTTGTGCTGAAGGTGGTGTGGTGATGACGAATAGTGAAGATGTATATATCAAGAGTGATGGATACACAGATCATGGCCATGACCACAAAGGTGTAGACCGCGGCGCGGACTTGCATCCTTTTATCGGCTATAATTTCCGTATCTCTGAACTGCACGCTGCAGTTGGTTTGGCGCAGATTAGAAAGCTGGATCAGTTTCTGGCTATTCAAAGAAAAAATCATGCACAACTCAAAGCTATATTGGCTGAAGTGCCCGGTATCAGTTTCAGACAAGTACCTGATCCTGCCGGTGACAGTTGTACTTTCTTGAGCTGGTTCTTACCAACAGAAGCACAAACCCGTGCTGCTGTTGCCAATATGAAGGAAGCAGGTGTATTGGCTGGTAATTTTTACTGGTTTGATAATAACTGGCATTATATCCGCAAATGGGATCACCTGAAACAGCCTGCCAGCTTATTCCGTTTGTCTGATGCACAACATGCTGCATTGCAAAAATTGGCAAGACAAGATTTCTCTGTTAGTGACGCAGTGATGGGACGCTGTGTGTCTACTGCCATCAGTTTACTGTGGAGTGAAGCGCAGATTCAGGAAAAGGGTGAGGCGATGAAAGCAGCCATCCTGAAAGCGCTTGCTTAA